ACTGTAAACAATGTCTAAACTCTTGACCTGCTGAAGtccatcctcattcaaatggcaTGCATGGAGACAATAGTTTAACATCATTCTGCATTTGATCAGTTTTAAATAACCAGAAACGCATGTAAAAACACGTTAAAACTACAACTGCACCAGTCTCTCCAATCGCACATTGAACCGTCTTATTAGATAGAACTGAATGCCGTAGTACATGGACCGGCAGTTAAATATCAAAGatatgggggagaaaaaaaacctcaaatggCTTTATGTAGGAAACGTTGAGTAGTCATGGGTCATCATAAGAAGATGGGAAGCAGACCTGGTTATTCATCACCATGGCTCTTCCTCCATCCTGATCACTAAAAGAGCCTCTTCCTCGGCTGGCTGAAGAACCTCCTCTGAGTGCAGAACCAGGCTCGTCTCGGCCCGATCGCTCCGAACGAATTCGCATAGGTGCACTGGGTAAACCATAAGAACACCAAAGCAAATAAACTGAGGTAACTaagaggaaggagaaaaaagaaGCAAGAGCGGCAAGGGGAAAGAGAAGGGTACCGTAGCTCGCCCTTGTTGGCATTCATGTCGGTGTTGTTCTTCCATCCGTGGCCTCCGTCCCTGGGGGCGCGGGGGCCGGATATGCCGGATATCCTGGCTCCCATGGGACGATCGTGGATCTGGATGGGCCGCCTTTCGTCTCTATCCCTGCGGTCGGTGTCACGGAGGTCGGTGCGTGAAGGGAGCGGCTCGGCCCGGCGCACGGCTTCAAAGTTCTTGGGGTACCGCTCGAAGCTGGCGCCCTCCCGTGGAGGAGAGATGCGACTCTTCTTTGCTTCGGGCTCTCCGGTGAACCGGTTGCGTCTATAAGATGGCAAAGGTGAGAGTGAGTAGAGGGCGGGcgcggacaccctgcggaggaaaaTCACTTCGGACGCTTGTATTTGGGTTCTTGCTATTTCGGTCATGGCCCACAGCTCGGGACCATCGGTGAAGGTAGGGGCGTAGATCGCGGTAAATCGAGAGCTTCACCTTTTGATTGtgccttcttcaccatgacggACCAATACAAAGTCCGCACCACAGCAAacactgcaccaatccgcctgttgATCTCTTGCTGCACCCTGCCCTCCCTCATAAACAAgacccaagatacttaaactcctccacttggggtaagatctcatTCCGGACCCCCCTTTTGCGACGGAGGACCATCTTTTTACTACCTTTGGTTCAAATCTGGAGGTGCCGATTATCATACCAACCCTTCACACTCTGCTGCAAACCGCTTCAGTGTGATCCTGACTTGGAGAGGCTAACAGcatcacatcatctgcaaaaagcagagatgcaatactgaggccttCAAACCTGACCCCCTCAATGCCTTGGCTGTgccgagaaattctgtccataaaagttatgaataGAATCAGTGAAGGACAGCATTGGCGGAGTCCAACTCTCACTGCAAATGAATCCGACTTACTGCGGGCAAGGCAAACCAAACTCTTACATCGGTGATGACAGAACAGCCCATATGAGGGGGTTCGATACACCATACTCTTGAAGCTCCGTGCACAGAACTCGCCATGGGACATGGTCAAATGTCTTccccaagtccacaaagcacatgtagaaTGGTTGAGTGAACACCCTCGTAGACTCTGCCAAAGGTGTAGTGCGAACCCTGGGCTGCATACTGAAAATTCTCAATACAGATAACCTTTTTGCAACACAACATTCTTACatagcaacaaacaaaatgtgttgggggaggggttggAACAACTTAAAGTCCTCCTAAAAACTAACTTGTTGGGaagaaagataagatatcctttattcgtcccacaatggggaaatttacaagtaTAAGAAGTAAGAAAGTATGGGAGTGTCTGTACTTTCATACCTAAAACACTAGTTCAGTGACCGATTTGTTCATACTTTGTACAGCTAAGATTTAAGCGAACCTGTCAAACGTGTTGGTCTGCTCGTCAGTGGCCTGTGGGAAGCGGCTCCTCGGGCGGGTGTTGAAGTTGGAGAAGCGATTCTGCGGCCGGTTGAAGTTGCCGCCTTGGTTTAGACGAGTATCAGCTGCATCGGCCGGAATCTTCTTGTTGCCGTTCCAGTATGTGTTGTCTCTCCGActgaaatgtgaaacaaattGTGGTTTCATTCTGTCTTAAGTATTATTTTAAAGCATGTTCTCATTATAAACCCATTTAACTGATTGTCGTGCTGTATAATGAATACAACcatgatgtaccgtattttctggactatAAGCCGCGACTTTTGTCACACGCTTTCAACTTTTCACTTTCAACACCCGAAAGACATTGTCGTGAAAGTTGACACGAGAGCGTGGATGGTAGAAAGTCTAATGAAGGAATGGTTGACCGAGTGTTACGGCAAGCgaagatttttttcatacaaaaaaagcGTTACTTGGCGGCAAACAgtgacttttgtgtgtgttttttttaaaccagccaTGTTAGTGCTGTTTTACTGCCGTGGTGCTGCTGCATTACAGGCACTATTTGGGAAGAAAAGTTAATGTTATTAAAACTTTGAATCCGCTTCTGTGTTACCTCTTTGTAAATATCTCGTGTTACACTGTGGCTGTGGGCACCTGTGGCTTATCGACAAGAGCAGTttatgtgtgtacaaaatgtttcttcctttaaaaatgtagtgggaAAGGGTTACAATCAGGTGCACTCTATAGTCcggaaatgaataataataaattttatttgtgtgcgcctttctagaaactcaaggtcaccttacaacaagcagttaaaatcacgaatgcaacgttaaaaacaacatcaaataaggtaagaaaaaataaaaaataaataaataaataaaaataatggctttgtggtccgagtgaataggcttgtctaaacagatgtgttttgtggctggatttgaaatgtgttaatgagtctgtattacgaaggtcagctgggtgtgagttccaaagctggggagcagagcgactgaaggctctgtttcccatggtgacgaggcgagcagggggacagagaggaggaggaacgaagagagcggacaggtgtaggaatatggatgaggtcagataggtatggaggggctaggttatggatggatttgaatgtgaggagcaggattttatattgaatgcggtgtaaaatggggagcgaGTGGAGATGTTgtaggacaggtgtaatatggtttatgtatggtgtgagtgtgataatgcgggcggctgaattttggaccagctgaagcttatgcagggttttttgagggagaccgaacagaagggaattacaataatcgagtcgcgaggtgacgagggtgtgaacaagtatagcagtggactgaggagtgagagaagagcggagccggtggatgtttcgaagatgataatatgcagaacgagtgatgtgacTGATACGTGAGGTGAAGGGGAGggtggtggaagtatggtattaggtttggtagagatgtagaacTGGGTGTCAtacgcgtagcaatgaaagtgaatgtgatgtttcctgaagatattaccaaggggaagaagatagactTGGATAGAAATTATGGTGCTTTAGAGTAAGAAACAGGTAAAGAAGGAAAAGCCACGTGCCCCAATTTGGAACTGAGATTGCTGACATTTTGGTCATTTCCTTTCCAAGCCATTTGATTATTTCTCTTTCAATGTCTCATTCTTGGATGTAAATTGATGTCATCTTCTTCCTTATCAAAGGCTTATTAGTAAATGGAACTCGGTCTTGTGACGAGTAGTCCAATGTCTCAAAAACAGCATTGAATAATTTCTTCAAATAAATAACTGTAGGTTGAAACCATCAGAATCACTGCTTGTGGTAAAACAGTACAGGCATTTCAACACGTTCTCTAATCCCTGTCCTTTATGATTTAATTCATTTTAGTTGGATTGTCAGAGATCCCATCATGGAATGAAGAAAatcgaaaaatgaaaataaatacgtGAAAACAACATAATACATAGAATACACAAAAAAGTGAAGAGATTTATCCTGCTTTAAATATTCCCAAGATGTAAAAAATATTGGCCAAGTAATTCTGGACTAAATATCGGGGGAAATGTATGTAATTTACCCACATGCAAAATTCAGCAATTGTTGATGTTGTTATTAAACTGATCCAGCAGGcagtttgtagttttttttcctcttttaattCTTTCCCTCTCTACGTTTGGTTGCCTCGCAGTCTGTTTCAGTGCTTATTCTCCCATAGTTGTTCATCTTCCCCATTGCAAAGACTACAAATTGGTTTTCTTGGATCTTATttagtgtttggaaaaaaatgtgctgcaTTTAAATAAATGTCCTGCTAAATCTTATGGAGGAAGCCTATAACGCGCAATGTTGAATTAAGTTCAACGCATTACACAATACCAGAAGTTAAAACACGTTTTATAGCAAAGGTGAGGCCATATTGAACTCTCGTATGCCATAGAATGAGATACTGTATATACGAATCCTGTGGAACATGAATTTTACTTCAGAGAGTTTCTGGATGTCACGGAGAACAAGCGAAACTGAGAATTACATTGGTAAGCAGACCAACtaaaacaaaacgtttttacTTACCCAAACCTACTTTTGGGTGTGAAAAATTGTGATTCAGCTAAATAAAATCTGTCTGGGGTCCCTGAAGTGTGAAGGGCAATTAGGAAGATGAACATGTGACTTCATACTTAAAAGGTAAAGGTTTTTAGATTTTGCAATTCTgaacaaattaacaaaaaaatttcCATCAGATACTTTTCAAAGTTGAACAACTTGACAGGCATTAAGTGTCATGGAATTGATTACAGCATTCCTGCATCTTAAAGTCAACGAGACAATgcgtaaataaaagcgtacAGACCCATGTTCCACATCACGGCCTCTCTTCAGGTTTCTCCTTTCCTGCTCATAACGGAGGTGCTCCTGCTGTCGTCTGAGCTCTTGTTGCCTTGCTATGTGTTCTGCCTCTTTTCGGCGctcctaaaaataataataatccacacgagtaaaaaaaaaaaaaaacttccaaaaATGACTCTTCATAAAAACATTTAGTTGACTAGTTTCAATCGCAGGCGGTTGACTGTACGTACTTGCTCTATTCGGATTCTCTCCCTTTCAAGCTTCTCCCTCACAAAGCGCTCCCTCTCCAGCTTTTGCCTCTCCATCTCCAGTCTCTGCCGTTCACGGAAGAGGTTCTCACGCTCTTCGCACTCCCGCTCGCGGCGCGCCTGTTCCACCATTTCACGGTGCCTATAAATAATCAGCATAAAAACCACTGAAAGAAACCACTACACGTTCAAATTAAGTGTGATGTCAGGTCCTGCTTGCAGATTGACAAATTAAGAGACCCAAAGAGCAATTTGCCGGTCAATGATGTGCCAGCGTTTCCTTCTTTAGCAAAAAGTATTGATACAATTCAAGTATACTCCTACTTCAACATTTATGTCCTTTGTGATTAATCTACCTGCGAGTGCGCTCCATCCGTTCACGCATGCTCTGCTCCTTTATCTTCGCAAAAGGAACAAAGCCGTCTTCCTTATTGACAAAccgctgtttgtttttaatcatctcCAGCTGCAGGGGGAACAGCAAAATTTTACATTGATGCACCACGTCAcggatgaaaacaaaacaaaaaacatggaaaatatatataaaaacctcTTCAGGGGGTATCAGCCATTTGGGACGTCTTTGCATGGGCATCTGAACAAAAGGCTGGAACAGAATAAACCAAACACAATTACATTGCATGACCACGTGAGGATGCAATAAAACCAAACCTGAATAAGTCTTACCTTCTCAAAATATCTTGTTTTCCTAAAAGGTCTAGTTTtgaaaaaagtcaacttttctTTGGTTTCATCTCCCTCCACATTACTGCCTGGACTCTTTGACCCTGGAGCAGAAaataacccaaaacaaaacaataagccacctcatctgttaAACTGAATTCCACATGTTAAATATATAACAAAAAATGTCCACAGGATCTGTCATGTCTCATTGAAGAACCTTGTGGAGAATTTGATTTACCAGAATCACATTTTCCACTTTTGTTGTCCTTGGATAAATCTTTGTCCTTTTCTCCAGATTTGTCATCTTTTTGGTAAGGTTGTTGTGATCTACATGGAAGGAAGAAACAAGTAGTCATTACACCGGGAAGGCAGTCCTTTTACCATTTTATTCCTCACCCACTTGTTAGACAACTTTGTCCCTGTGGAACTTCTTTTTTCACTTGACTTGCCAGTACTTGCTTTTTcatccaattcagtctttgATGATTCTTTTTTGAAAGGATAATTTTTGGCCTAAGAAAAAAACCACAGCAGGTTACAGATATAAAAGTAGCAATGGATCAATAACACTTTTCTCAGACAGAGGCTTGCAATTTTgatgcaaatctttttttttatttaattactgTTGAAAACATTAGCTTTAAACTATAGCATAggcattgtgagtgtgaattgttccttgtctatgtgtggcctgcagctggctggcaaccagttcagcttTAACGTTCTAAAGATCACATCACTTACGCATTCAACGTATATTTCTTGTCCATCAAGCTCTGAGCAGTCCAGCTGAGCGATGCAACGTGTCACCTCTGTATTGGAAGACATGGTCACCAGACCATAACACTTTGAGCCAGGGCTGCGCGCATTTGTTAGGACTTTGGCACTTAAAACCTGTAGGCAATAGGTAAGAGTTTGATTTCAACCAGAAAGggcagaaaataaaaagacGTTGGAAAATTACCTTGCCATATTTGCCAAAGAGGTTCTTCAGAGCCGCTGCTTTGGTGTTGAAGGACAGGCCGCTCACCCAAACATTATGAGAAGAGCTAATGCTGCTGCTGTCGCCAACAACTGCTTTcccacccaaaaataaaaaataaaaataaaattggatattaaaaaatgcacacacaaaaaaattacgaTTTCCCACATGCCTTACCCTTATCATCTTTTGCAGCTTTTCCATCTCTGTCTCGGGAAGCGCTACAAAGAAAATAGTGCCACAACAAACAGCCAATGAATGAGCTTTAGCAAATGAAATATTCACATGGAGAGAAGGATAAAtcttttggtggaaaaaaacccatacaCATTCtgtaatttttcaaaagaaatacAATCCTGTGAACAAGACGTAGATGTGACACTGTCTCAAAGGCTTCAGAGGTTTTCCAGGATGGTGATGGGTCAGGATGTCAGCTAATTAATTCTCTTGACCAATGAACTCTTCAGGTGGCTTGTGGACCACCTCAGCGAATACAAAAAGTGCCATCAAGAGAACGGATGCTCTTATTGATGCACTTCAGCCAAAAATGGGAAAGGCTTTAACAGCGCTCGAAGAGGCAAAGAAACAAAGTGGGCTTTTTCAACTCCTGGGTAATGTCGAAATTTACCATGAAGGGgaagaatacaaaaaaacagGGATTCGGATCATCTGTGAACACTTTccttatggcaaaaaaaaaaaaattcttgaagCTACCCACAATGTTGCGCTGTTATAGAGGTGAACTTGATAGTAGTATCAAAGAACTGACATAGAAAGACAAACCTCTTTGCTTGACCAGATACCCCAGTAGATGAGGGGCCTTTCTTCCCAGAATCTTTTTCTTTATCTCCGGCTTCAGCTTTCTTCGTGACCTCTCGGCTGTCCGTCGAGGCTTCGCCCCAGGCTGCATCATCTTGCTTACCATCTTTGTCTTCCATCTTCATGTCATCATCTGTATTCATCTCGACAGAGGCCTCAGGCTCATCGCTGCCCTTGTCGACCTCTGAATCTGGAAGTTTTACATGTTTACCTGTGTCCAGAAGATCATCACCGTCAACATCTAAGGTGATGGCGTCTTCATTTTGCATCGACACAGAAAGGTGATCGTCCTCGGCTTCTGGCAAGGAATCCATGGCTTCAGTAGCCATCTCTTCTTCGGATTCCAATTCGGGTTCAGCCTCTGGCTCGGCTTCCCCATCGCCATGCGGCTCAGCCTCTGGCTCGGCTTCCCCATCGCCATGCGGCTCAGCCTTTGGCTCGGCTTCCCCACCGCCATGCGGCTCAGCCTTTGGCTCGGCTTCCCCATCGCCATGCGGCTCAGCCTCTGGCTCGGCTTCCCCATCGCCATGCGGCTCAGCCTCTGGCTCGTCCTCGCACTGCAGCTCGGCGTCTGCCTCGTCGTCACCCTGCGGCTCAGCCTCTGCCTCGTCGTCGACCTGTGGCTCAGCCTCTGCCTCATCGTTAACGTGCCACTCGGCATCAGCCTCAGCCTCTTGCTTGGCATCCGCGTCCACCTCTGGCTCGACATCCGTGTCAACATTCCGCACCTCAGGGTCTGAATCGGCCTTGCCGATCGTGGCTTCTGTCTCCTGTTCAACCTCAGGTTCAGCAGTGGTCTCACACTCAGGCTCAGGCTGAGCGAGGTTGTCCTCGGTGAGCGCAGGCTTACAATTTTCACGTGTATGATCATCTGTATCTGTTACATCTGAGGGATTCAATAAGGATACACATGGCAAAAAACACGTTTACATGAACATGTCACGTTTGACCTAAAAGTAGAATAGAAAGCACATTCAGTGTTAGTGGTCATCGAGGGCGTAGACACCACAAgaagacacaaaacacacaatctTCATCAAAAGGGAGCGAGGTTTGAGTATTCATCACTTGGAAGGAATTCCAGCGAAGacaattcattgtgaaagtctcATTCCTGATGCCACTCAATGTGGGGACGCTTTCCTGGTGGGACTCAAATCAGAAATGGAGGGGAAGTTTTCAACCATTCACCCCTTACTTTCATCGATCGTGGTGGTCAGTCCATGAAGGTGAtctgtatttttcaaaaaaaattaaaataagtcCTGAAGTCCTTCCTTTTGATGACTGTCTTTCACAACTCTCCGATGTGTCCAGTGAGCAAAAATACAGCTGCGTGCACAACAGGTTTCTCTGTAACCAAAGCAGTCTTTGTCGTTGTAGTCCAAACATCGGTGAACCGTCGCGTGATTCACGGAGAAGAAATCCATGTGATTTAGATTGCCAACTGCCTTGAAAAGTTGACTGATATCCCAAATGCCGATGCATTGTGAGCTTTTAAAATATAGATCACGGGCCGTCTCTTGCAGCGATCTCACGTGATGGCTGCTTGAACAAGAGTCCAGCTGACAACCATTCCGTTCACTTGGGCTGTCCATGATGTCATGTCCATGATGACAATCGATAATGGCAAAATGATGCTCAAAGTCTTCGCTTCATTGTTCATTTGCTCATATAACCAGATATCGGAATGCCATCCGTTGCATCTTGTCACTCCTGCAATGTGGCTTTCGCATTCCAGATCCATTGGAAGTGCTGCCAAACCAACAGCATACTTCCTACAAAGCTTGAGTGCAGGCTTTTCCATTGCAACATATGTGGGACATCGATAATAAAGATATCCAGTTAATGTGCCCTAACCTGGAAAACGAAGTCACTAGGGGAACCTGGTGTGCATATGGCCATTCTTACCACCATGTGGACATGATGCATATACTATAAAAACCTTATGCATTATTTTTCCAGTATACATACCTTTCTCTGACTCATTCTCCTCCGTTTCCTAGAAAAGATGACGAGTTTGGACAAGTGAGCCATGAAGTATtcagaaacaacaaacaagaagAGAAGGATATCTGTGTGGGTTTGGTCAAGTATGCCACAAGATTCTTTGTTTGACTTCATATCAACTACTTTAGATCTGCTTTGCAGCAACATTATCTTCTTAAGTGCGAAATGATCTCACATTGTGGCCATTGTCTTATATGTCTCTTTCATCATGGCTTGGCACCATTGCACCAACCTATTTCTACATGCAGTGGGATGTGAACGTGGAGCAATGTTAGTCCATGTCGCGAAATTATCCCCACAAAGTTTTGAGGCAGACTTTGCCTCGACAAAGACCACAAGTGCAACCAAAAATTATGTAACATACCTTGGAAGGCACATCATCTTCCATGGTAGTCTCCAGGTCCAAATCAATTTTACTACCTGAAATGTTGAGTGCAGGCATTGAATACAGCCCAACTTCTTTGAGAGCCACAATCCGAGCCATACAAGCAACAGCTTACCTTTGCCTTTTCCACTTTTACGAGTAGATGTGCCTACTGGAGGTTGTCTTTCGACACTGCTGAAGTCTGCATCTTCACTCTCAATAGCCTTAATCCAGATAACCATATTAGTTAAACCGTGTCAACTTCCTAATTCCTAATTACACCTCTGACAAAAAGTGGCTACACAAATCATGTCAGGTAAAACCTGAGCCCACTTACAGAAACTTCCCAAGTGCTTTTGAAAGAACAAGATGAGAAACATTCGCAAAGCCAAACGCCTTCGATTGTTCTGTCACAAGCATTTCGTTGATGAAGAAACAAATTTTCCCCCGAGCAACTTGGCTAATATTATTTAAATGTCAAATCGTCACACTTGCGTATAAACGAATGTGATAATCATGTGTGGCCTCTAAAACATTAAATTGTGGTAACACAATCAACAACAGCGGCTAAACGGGTAGAAGAAAACATCACCTACTGCGAATATTCCCATACTTTCATGTAAAGGCTAAaagtacacaacaaagacaacgCTGTCCTGCGTTGGCTTTGTTCGTCCCTCAACATTAACATATGTTCAATTATAATCttaattttactttttcaaCTGTCGTGGCAATATGTTACCCTGACTCAGTATCGTTGTGGATTTACTACGAATAGGGACAAACATAGCTAATAAATTGTCTACCGAGacaatggcagatttttttttcattccattaaACACTGCGTGGCTTTGACCGTTTAATCGCACCCAGTCGGTTCAGCTGCTTTAACCGAGGCTTTGAGATACCTAGCTCAGAGGCTAACAATTAGCTACATGCACTCCATTGCGTTGAACACACAATATGCGCTGTCTTTACCTGCTTCAGTCTGGCGAGAAGGACACTCTTAACACCCGTAGTGTCCAAATTCCGTCGTTTGAGCTCAGATTTCAGATCAACA
This Hippocampus zosterae strain Florida chromosome 4, ASM2543408v3, whole genome shotgun sequence DNA region includes the following protein-coding sequences:
- the sltm gene encoding SAFB-like transcription modulator isoform X2, whose product is MASVAISTALKKITALRVVDLKSELKRRNLDTTGVKSVLLARLKQAIESEDADFSSVERQPPVGTSTRKSGKGKGSKIDLDLETTMEDDVPSKETEENESEKDVTDTDDHTRENCKPALTEDNLAQPEPECETTAEPEVEQETEATIGKADSDPEVRNVDTDVEPEVDADAKQEAEADAEWHVNDEAEAEPQVDDEAEAEPQGDDEADAELQCEDEPEAEPHGDGEAEPEAEPHGDGEAEPEAEPHGDGEAEPEAEPELESEEEMATEAMDSLPEAEDDHLSVSMQNEDAITLDVDGDDLLDTGKHVKLPDSEVDKGSDEPEASVEMNTDDDMKMEDKDGKQDDAAWGEASTDSREVTKKAEAGDKEKDSGKKGPSSTGVSGQAKSASRDRDGKAAKDDKVVGDSSSISSSHNVWVSGLSFNTKAAALKNLFGKYGKVLSAKVLTNARSPGSKCYGLVTMSSNTEVTRCIAQLDCSELDGQEIYVECAKNYPFKKESSKTELDEKASTGKSSEKRSSTGTKLSNKSQQPYQKDDKSGEKDKDLSKDNKSGKCDSGSKSPGSNVEGDETKEKLTFFKTRPFRKTRYFEKPFVQMPMQRRPKWLIPPEELEMIKNKQRFVNKEDGFVPFAKIKEQSMRERMERTRRHREMVEQARRERECEERENLFRERQRLEMERQKLERERFVREKLERERIRIEQERRKEAEHIARQQELRRQQEHLRYEQERRNLKRGRDVEHGRRDNTYWNGNKKIPADAADTRLNQGGNFNRPQNRFSNFNTRPRSRFPQATDEQTNTFDRRNRFTGEPEAKKSRISPPREGASFERYPKNFEAVRRAEPLPSRTDLRDTDRRDRDERRPIQIHDRPMGARISGISGPRAPRDGGHGWKNNTDMNANKGELRAPMRIRSERSGRDEPGSALRGGSSASRGRGSFSDQDGGRAMVMNNQPFSSGRRVVVQRHSREQGMRKEWHGGSASQGGGSGGGGGFSENRRMSNSRGSMMSPPSGHSSGMSRIVQITSSSVSSGGNTGSFKPFKGTQQF
- the sltm gene encoding SAFB-like transcription modulator isoform X1, yielding MASVAISTALKKITALRVVDLKSELKRRNLDTTGVKSVLLARLKQAIESEDADFSSVERQPPVGTSTRKSGKGKGSKIDLDLETTMEDDVPSKETEENESEKDVTDTDDHTRENCKPALTEDNLAQPEPECETTAEPEVEQETEATIGKADSDPEVRNVDTDVEPEVDADAKQEAEADAEWHVNDEAEAEPQVDDEAEAEPQGDDEADAELQCEDEPEAEPHGDGEAEPEAEPHGDGEAEPKAEPHGGGEAEPKAEPHGDGEAEPEAEPHGDGEAEPEAEPELESEEEMATEAMDSLPEAEDDHLSVSMQNEDAITLDVDGDDLLDTGKHVKLPDSEVDKGSDEPEASVEMNTDDDMKMEDKDGKQDDAAWGEASTDSREVTKKAEAGDKEKDSGKKGPSSTGVSGQAKSASRDRDGKAAKDDKVVGDSSSISSSHNVWVSGLSFNTKAAALKNLFGKYGKVLSAKVLTNARSPGSKCYGLVTMSSNTEVTRCIAQLDCSELDGQEIYVECAKNYPFKKESSKTELDEKASTGKSSEKRSSTGTKLSNKSQQPYQKDDKSGEKDKDLSKDNKSGKCDSGSKSPGSNVEGDETKEKLTFFKTRPFRKTRYFEKPFVQMPMQRRPKWLIPPEELEMIKNKQRFVNKEDGFVPFAKIKEQSMRERMERTRRHREMVEQARRERECEERENLFRERQRLEMERQKLERERFVREKLERERIRIEQERRKEAEHIARQQELRRQQEHLRYEQERRNLKRGRDVEHGRRDNTYWNGNKKIPADAADTRLNQGGNFNRPQNRFSNFNTRPRSRFPQATDEQTNTFDRRNRFTGEPEAKKSRISPPREGASFERYPKNFEAVRRAEPLPSRTDLRDTDRRDRDERRPIQIHDRPMGARISGISGPRAPRDGGHGWKNNTDMNANKGELRAPMRIRSERSGRDEPGSALRGGSSASRGRGSFSDQDGGRAMVMNNQPFSSGRRVVVQRHSREQGMRKEWHGGSASQGGGSGGGGGFSENRRMSNSRGSMMSPPSGHSSGMSRIVQITSSSVSSGGNTGSFKPFKGTQQF